The nucleotide window TCTCGCACCTGCTAGCCTTCCGCCACACGATTCCCGATACACCGGCGGTAAAGTTCGCTCTCCGAGTGCGCGAAGATACGGGTCGCGATCTGGCGCTCGCGCGGAGCGAGTTGTTAAAGTCTTGGTTCCCAAATGGGAGCGCGGCAACGAATGTTTGCCACCAACACCAAGTGAACACAGGTGATGCGTTCGAACGTTTCGTTGGTGCGGTCTCGATTGCGTACTCGGCAAAACTGGAACCGGTCCGGTGAGGCCCATTCGCTGGTGAAGGTACCCGCCCGTCGAGGGTGTGATTCACCGGGCGCGTACTGTACAGGGCCGGTTCGACGGCCATCAACTCGCGGCACACGCCCGCCGTGATCGCGCACGCGCCTTCAGCCCCTCGCTTGAGGAAGCCCCGCACCCCGGCCCGGAGCCACCCGAGGTAGGTCTGTCGGAACCCGCGCCGCGTCAGCGTCCCGTCCCGCACCCGCTTCCACTGGTCGAGCAGGATGTCGGCGTAGGTCAACAGGTCCTCGCCGACCCCCGACCCGCCGTTCCCCCGGTCGATCATGGCCTGGAAGTCTCGTCGGAGGTGCGCCCAGCAGACTTGGCGCTCGCACACAGGGAGGTGGTCGTAGGCCGAGTATCGGTCCGTGGTCAGCACTCCGGGATGGCCCGCGATCAACTCGCCCAGCACCTTCCGGGCACGGGACAGGCGGACCAGGAACACGGTCACGCGGGCGGTCACCGCGGCCCACAGCCAGCCCCGCTTGCGCCCCTCCGGCCACCCGGTCTCGTCCACGTTCGCGGGCTTCCCAACGACGTAGGCACGGGCCTCCTCAACGACCGGCCCCAAGGCGACCGCGGCCTTCCGCTGGAGGCCGCATACGGCGGCCGGGCTGATCGGTACCCCGGACAGGTCCTGGCACAGCCGCGCGACGCCCCGCTTGCCGATCCGGTACGCCCCGCTGAGGAGCGCGCACACCGCCTGGACCCGCGGCCCGTACCCGCCTCGGGCATCACCCGGTAGGGGCGGGCGGTTGATACGCCCGCAGTTCGGGCACGCGAGCCGGTGCCGACGATATTCGGTCACCTGCGGGCAAACCGGCGGTAACTCGATGATCTGGTGGCGGAGCGGTTGCGCATCACCCCCGGAGAGCGCGTGTGCGCACCGGTCACAGGTGCTCGGCCGCAACTCGATGACGTTGTCCGCGGGCAGGTCGGAACGGGAGTGCTTAGGGTGCCCCGGCTGGCCGCCCTTGCGCCTGCTGGATGGGGCCTTCGGCGGGGCGGCCTTGACGTGCGGCGGGTCGGACGACGGGGGCTTTGAGGAGTTCGTCGAGTTCTGCCCGAGCCGGGCTTCGAGGTAACGGATGTATGCCTGCACCGCCGGGGGAAGCGCGTCGAAGACCTCAGGTGGTAGCGTTGGAGATGCCATGCCGCAGAAGGAATACGGAGCAAGACTCACAGCGGCCACAACCGTGAACGCCTACACCAGGAGATAAATAGCTGAGACTTTAGTACTACTCCGTTAC belongs to Gemmata obscuriglobus and includes:
- the tnpC gene encoding IS66 family transposase — translated: MASPTLPPEVFDALPPAVQAYIRYLEARLGQNSTNSSKPPSSDPPHVKAAPPKAPSSRRKGGQPGHPKHSRSDLPADNVIELRPSTCDRCAHALSGGDAQPLRHQIIELPPVCPQVTEYRRHRLACPNCGRINRPPLPGDARGGYGPRVQAVCALLSGAYRIGKRGVARLCQDLSGVPISPAAVCGLQRKAAVALGPVVEEARAYVVGKPANVDETGWPEGRKRGWLWAAVTARVTVFLVRLSRARKVLGELIAGHPGVLTTDRYSAYDHLPVCERQVCWAHLRRDFQAMIDRGNGGSGVGEDLLTYADILLDQWKRVRDGTLTRRGFRQTYLGWLRAGVRGFLKRGAEGACAITAGVCRELMAVEPALYSTRPVNHTLDGRVPSPANGPHRTGSSFAEYAIETAPTKRSNASPVFTWCWWQTFVAALPFGNQDFNNSLRASARSRPVSSRTRRANFTAGVSGIVWRKASRCETDPCSRMLDNKL